From the Brevibacillus choshinensis genome, one window contains:
- a CDS encoding DMT family transporter produces MLERFKGMVYLFCAFSFAGSSVIAARFFQSSLGTFTISAVSLLLALLCLLPLSGKKLMRTIRLLSAKEWIVLTYQALFGVFLFRMFLLYGLDKTSAAEAGILTGATPAVTVLLATVLLKETMDRTKLMGIVSTVAGILLIQDVFLFGDRFSLSHTVGNVLVLLAAVSESLFNVFSRSGAVASVIAEKESTHPVVQTTLVSAIALILCLIPAIFEQPIYSLSIIGWKEWLTLIWYGPFVTALAFIFWYAGIKRCHVSTAAALSGMMPFSALLLSVWLLGEHAGWQQWSGGLLVILGMVLIGREQPSITRRELADRELLIQK; encoded by the coding sequence GTGTTGGAACGATTCAAAGGAATGGTTTACCTATTTTGCGCTTTTTCGTTCGCGGGTTCTTCTGTGATTGCAGCGCGTTTTTTTCAAAGCAGTCTCGGGACATTTACGATTTCCGCAGTGAGCTTATTATTGGCGCTCCTATGCTTGTTGCCATTGAGTGGCAAAAAACTCATGCGAACCATCCGTTTGTTATCCGCAAAAGAATGGATCGTACTGACCTATCAGGCGTTATTTGGTGTCTTTTTGTTTCGGATGTTTTTGCTTTACGGTCTTGATAAAACAAGCGCAGCGGAGGCAGGCATTTTAACAGGTGCTACACCAGCCGTGACCGTTCTGCTCGCTACAGTTTTGCTGAAAGAAACGATGGATCGAACAAAGCTCATGGGGATTGTCAGTACAGTAGCAGGCATTCTTCTGATCCAAGACGTATTTTTATTTGGTGACCGCTTTTCACTGAGTCATACTGTGGGGAATGTTCTTGTCCTCTTGGCTGCGGTGAGTGAATCCTTGTTTAATGTTTTCTCTCGTAGTGGAGCAGTAGCTTCTGTAATCGCAGAGAAAGAGTCTACTCATCCGGTTGTGCAAACTACACTGGTATCTGCGATTGCTTTGATACTTTGCTTGATCCCTGCGATTTTCGAACAACCCATTTACTCGCTCTCCATCATTGGGTGGAAAGAATGGCTCACCCTGATTTGGTATGGACCGTTTGTCACAGCGCTAGCTTTCATTTTTTGGTATGCTGGAATAAAAAGGTGTCACGTATCAACGGCTGCAGCTTTGTCAGGCATGATGCCGTTCAGTGCGCTCCTATTATCCGTCTGGTTGTTGGGTGAACACGCTGGATGGCAGCAATGGTCAGGGGGGCTTTTGGTGATCCTAGGAATGGTGTTGATCGGTCGTGAGCAACCTTCAATCACAAGAAGAGAGCTAGCAGACAGAGAACTGCTGATCCAAAAATAG
- a CDS encoding cytochrome P450 — protein MRELARIDEQLFPFPIYRELREKTPVRFDEDRGSWDVFRYEDVHRILKDPATFSSRRGLEVRGETLLTMDQPKHTHMRNLVNKAFTPKAINDLAPRITSITNELLDQVIQNGKMDVVHDLATPLPVIVIAELLGVPSKDRMLFKDWSDTMVKGVEGNSEEAFAQMVAERDKAEKELAEYFLTILNERRNKPEDDLVSALLVAEIDGEKLQEQEILRFCILLLVAGNETTTNLITNAIRLMTEQPAIQDQVRQHPEYVKTTVEETLRYYPPIVAIGRIATQDVEIGGQLIREGQQVVSWVGSANRDPEKFENPDTFLPDRKPNPHMGFGFGIHFCLGAPLARLEAQIALEIMLSRFSDMQFAKAPLTPIPSPFVFGVKNYPITFTART, from the coding sequence ATGAGAGAGCTGGCTCGTATTGATGAGCAATTGTTCCCTTTCCCTATCTATCGCGAACTGAGAGAAAAGACTCCTGTGCGCTTTGATGAAGATCGGGGATCCTGGGACGTCTTCCGTTATGAGGATGTTCACCGTATTTTAAAAGATCCTGCCACTTTTTCTTCGCGTCGTGGTCTGGAAGTCAGAGGCGAAACGCTTTTGACGATGGATCAGCCCAAGCACACGCACATGCGCAATCTGGTCAACAAAGCGTTTACTCCCAAGGCGATCAATGACCTAGCACCTCGGATTACTTCCATTACAAACGAATTACTCGACCAGGTCATCCAGAATGGAAAAATGGACGTCGTTCATGACCTGGCTACACCCCTTCCTGTGATCGTCATTGCTGAATTGCTAGGCGTCCCTTCCAAAGACCGCATGCTGTTCAAGGACTGGTCGGATACGATGGTTAAAGGTGTGGAAGGTAACTCAGAAGAAGCGTTTGCACAGATGGTTGCAGAGAGAGACAAAGCTGAGAAAGAACTCGCTGAGTACTTCCTCACCATTCTCAATGAGCGACGGAACAAACCGGAGGATGATCTGGTTTCTGCCCTGCTGGTCGCAGAAATCGATGGAGAGAAGCTTCAGGAGCAGGAGATCTTGCGCTTCTGTATTCTGCTGCTTGTCGCGGGCAACGAAACCACTACGAATCTCATCACCAATGCGATCCGACTTATGACCGAACAGCCGGCGATCCAAGATCAGGTCAGACAGCATCCGGAGTACGTGAAAACGACGGTCGAAGAGACGCTACGCTATTATCCACCCATCGTTGCCATTGGCCGTATCGCTACACAGGATGTAGAAATCGGCGGACAGCTCATCCGTGAAGGACAGCAGGTCGTCTCGTGGGTAGGATCAGCCAATCGCGACCCAGAAAAGTTTGAGAATCCGGATACCTTTCTTCCAGACCGCAAACCGAATCCGCATATGGGTTTTGGCTTTGGTATTCACTTCTGTCTCGGTGCTCCTCTCGCTCGACTGGAAGCTCAAATCGCTCTCGAAATCATGCTTTCTAGGTTTAGCGATATGCAGTTTGCGAAAGCTCCGCTGACGCCTATTCCAAGTCCGTTTGTCTTTGGGGTCAAGAACTATCCGATAACGTTTACTGCTCGTACATAA
- the brnQ gene encoding branched-chain amino acid transport system II carrier protein, translating into MIQLAKREVIWISFMLFSMFFGAGNLIFPPFLGQSAGISVWVSLTGFILSAVGLPILGVVAIAKAGTFHDLASRVHPLFALIFPFLIYVSIGPGLAIPRAGSLAFEMGMAPFLPESWVTSPLSLFLYTVLFFSIVFWLSLSPSKLVDRFGKWLTPTLLTLIALIFLKSLITPMGPLTEPVEKYATHPILQGFLDGYLTMDALAALVFGIVIANTLRSKGVSDNKSLSTYMIKAGLGAGILLTVIYVILGMLGSKSAFLGEADNGAQILTSLMYHLFGESGTVILGIVFTVACLCVSIGLVTSCSQYFQGLFGSLSYRVWVTILCLLSMGIANLGLTQILSVSVPILGAIYPIAIVLIGLALLGRLLPATSSVYATTVSIVALFGVVDMINSTFVGQAWNSWLHFLPFQAEGAGWIMPALLAGCAGMLLDFGRKTASIYKKGSSS; encoded by the coding sequence ATGATACAGCTAGCAAAGCGAGAAGTAATCTGGATTAGTTTTATGTTATTTTCCATGTTTTTTGGTGCGGGCAATCTCATCTTCCCTCCATTTTTAGGACAATCTGCAGGGATAAGTGTATGGGTCTCTCTGACCGGTTTTATATTGTCTGCTGTCGGGCTACCGATTTTAGGGGTAGTGGCTATTGCAAAGGCAGGAACATTTCACGATTTGGCGAGCCGGGTGCATCCACTCTTTGCCCTGATTTTCCCGTTTCTGATCTATGTTTCAATCGGTCCTGGGCTAGCCATTCCCCGGGCGGGCAGTCTGGCATTTGAGATGGGGATGGCACCGTTTTTGCCCGAATCGTGGGTGACTTCACCACTCAGTCTTTTTCTTTATACGGTCTTGTTTTTTAGTATCGTTTTTTGGCTCAGCTTATCACCCTCGAAGCTGGTAGATCGCTTTGGAAAATGGTTGACGCCTACCTTGCTAACCTTAATCGCCCTGATCTTTCTTAAAAGCTTGATCACGCCTATGGGACCACTTACGGAACCGGTCGAAAAGTATGCCACACATCCTATACTTCAAGGATTTTTGGATGGGTATTTAACGATGGATGCACTGGCAGCGCTTGTGTTTGGCATCGTGATCGCCAATACGCTGCGAAGTAAAGGGGTTAGTGACAACAAGTCATTATCGACATATATGATTAAAGCTGGCTTGGGTGCCGGTATCTTGTTAACAGTCATTTACGTAATTTTGGGTATGCTCGGTTCCAAGAGCGCTTTTCTAGGGGAAGCTGATAATGGGGCCCAAATCTTGACGAGTCTGATGTATCATTTATTCGGTGAAAGCGGCACAGTCATTCTTGGCATTGTTTTTACTGTTGCTTGCTTGTGTGTATCGATCGGGCTGGTAACCTCTTGCAGTCAATATTTTCAAGGATTGTTTGGAAGTCTATCCTACCGAGTGTGGGTAACGATTCTTTGTCTGTTGAGTATGGGGATCGCCAATCTGGGTCTGACGCAGATATTGAGCGTTTCTGTCCCGATTCTGGGTGCCATCTATCCGATTGCAATTGTGCTGATTGGCCTGGCGTTACTGGGAAGGCTACTTCCTGCAACTTCAAGCGTATATGCCACGACCGTTTCGATCGTCGCTCTCTTTGGCGTAGTGGATATGATCAACAGCACCTTCGTTGGACAAGCATGGAATTCTTGGCTCCATTTCTTGCCTTTTCAGGCGGAGGGAGCAGGATGGATCATGCCTGCCTTGTTAGCTGGTTGCGCAGGGATGTTACTTGACTTCGGGAGAAAGACTGCTTCGATTTACAAAAAAGGGAGTTCATCTTGA
- a CDS encoding YheC/YheD family protein encodes MKPPNVGKWSKHQHMVKHEYLRDYLPATRPFTPEKLWEYVEDYEKVMLKPSGGGGGAGIIQLTDKGEDRYLVHAGSTKRIVHGRAKTVAYVKSLFRPKPYLLQPLIPLGRIDGRPFDVRVMVQRAGKKSPWIVTGWVAKLAGPGFVVTNVERSRGKILPLQTAIRLSTVTAPSNLQEEISQVALAAANALGKAYPTLRGIGLDLGIDVEGKPWIIEANFRPSLSLFRQLKDQTFYRRIIAMQKR; translated from the coding sequence ATAAAACCGCCAAATGTTGGGAAATGGAGTAAACATCAGCACATGGTAAAGCACGAGTACTTGCGTGATTACTTGCCAGCCACCAGGCCGTTTACTCCTGAAAAGTTGTGGGAATACGTGGAGGATTACGAAAAAGTCATGCTGAAGCCTTCAGGTGGCGGAGGAGGGGCAGGCATCATTCAGCTCACAGATAAAGGGGAGGACCGTTATCTCGTTCATGCTGGTAGTACCAAGCGAATCGTGCATGGCCGAGCAAAGACCGTCGCGTACGTCAAGTCGCTATTCCGACCAAAACCATACCTACTGCAGCCACTCATTCCTCTGGGGAGGATCGATGGAAGACCGTTTGACGTTCGAGTCATGGTTCAGCGAGCGGGCAAAAAATCACCCTGGATCGTTACGGGTTGGGTAGCCAAATTAGCGGGGCCGGGTTTTGTCGTGACAAATGTAGAGCGAAGCAGAGGAAAAATCCTACCGTTACAAACTGCTATTCGTTTGTCAACCGTAACAGCTCCTAGTAATTTGCAAGAAGAGATCAGTCAAGTCGCATTGGCGGCGGCGAATGCTTTGGGCAAGGCGTATCCCACCTTGAGAGGGATTGGCTTGGATCTAGGCATTGATGTAGAAGGGAAACCGTGGATCATTGAGGCAAACTTTCGCCCCTCTCTTTCACTGTTTCGGCAATTGAAGGATCAGACCTTTTACCGCCGAATTATCGCCATGCAAAAACGTTAA
- the panD gene encoding aspartate 1-decarboxylase, whose amino-acid sequence MQRHMCKGKIHRATVTQAELDYVGSITIDALLLKAADIMPYEIVQVTSLRNATRWKTYALPAPEGTGKICLNGPPAHLFQPGDLVIILSMGMYDEEETNKLVPRVVFVDEHNSITKIEEHHLITNGETTT is encoded by the coding sequence ATGCAACGACATATGTGCAAAGGTAAAATTCATCGTGCGACGGTGACCCAGGCAGAACTTGACTATGTGGGCAGTATCACGATCGATGCCCTTTTATTAAAAGCAGCGGATATTATGCCGTATGAAATTGTGCAAGTAACCAGCTTGCGTAATGCTACCCGTTGGAAGACCTACGCATTACCTGCTCCAGAAGGGACTGGTAAGATCTGCTTGAACGGGCCGCCAGCTCATTTGTTTCAGCCGGGTGATTTGGTCATCATCCTCAGCATGGGGATGTATGATGAAGAAGAAACGAACAAACTGGTTCCGCGAGTTGTTTTTGTTGACGAACATAACAGCATCACCAAAATAGAAGAGCATCATCTTATTACGAATGGGGAGACAACAACATAA
- a CDS encoding Ldh family oxidoreductase, which yields MNPLRYDCMRLEEVATELFTRVGVSEHHARTVAQSLIHADLRGIESHGLSRLPIYMKRIEAKVIELDQEPEMVKQEGATALIDGKNHLGAVVGKVALEQAISLAKQAGIGFVGVRHSNHFGTCSFYAERAIEQDQILLVLSNAPESMAPTGGIRPFLGTNPMAIGIPAGKELPFLLDMATSVVARGKIALAAKKGEPIPADWAIDQDGIPTTDPERALLGSLLPIGGAKGYGLAMFIDVLCGLLTGAACGPGVQSLYENWTHPQNIGHVFLTIDVQRFWPLPVFQSRMDEYIREIKSVPKKAGIDEIMIPGEIENRKMSEQRVHGVSLSPGIAQELEQACITYGVDWGKARIGS from the coding sequence TTGAATCCATTACGATATGATTGTATGCGGTTGGAGGAAGTAGCCACTGAATTGTTTACACGTGTCGGGGTATCAGAGCATCATGCTCGTACAGTTGCCCAATCGCTTATTCACGCAGATTTGCGAGGGATCGAATCACACGGATTATCACGATTGCCTATCTATATGAAACGGATCGAGGCAAAAGTCATCGAGCTAGATCAAGAACCAGAAATGGTAAAGCAAGAAGGAGCGACAGCACTAATCGATGGCAAAAATCATCTGGGTGCAGTGGTTGGCAAGGTTGCACTAGAACAAGCCATTTCACTTGCAAAACAAGCGGGCATTGGATTTGTAGGAGTACGTCATTCCAATCATTTTGGGACTTGCTCATTTTATGCCGAGCGTGCTATCGAACAAGATCAAATTTTACTGGTCTTGTCCAACGCTCCAGAGTCGATGGCTCCTACAGGAGGCATCCGCCCTTTTTTGGGAACAAATCCCATGGCTATTGGCATTCCAGCTGGTAAAGAGTTGCCTTTTTTGCTTGATATGGCGACTAGCGTGGTTGCCCGTGGGAAAATTGCGCTAGCGGCCAAAAAAGGGGAACCGATACCTGCAGATTGGGCCATTGATCAGGATGGCATCCCTACCACTGATCCAGAGCGTGCCTTGCTTGGTTCATTACTACCCATTGGAGGAGCAAAAGGCTACGGACTCGCCATGTTCATCGATGTTCTTTGCGGACTGTTGACTGGCGCCGCTTGTGGTCCCGGAGTTCAAAGCCTGTATGAGAACTGGACACACCCTCAAAATATTGGTCACGTTTTTCTCACGATCGATGTCCAACGATTCTGGCCGCTCCCTGTTTTTCAAAGCAGGATGGACGAGTATATTCGTGAGATCAAATCGGTTCCGAAAAAAGCCGGAATCGATGAAATCATGATCCCAGGTGAGATCGAGAATAGGAAAATGAGTGAACAGCGAGTCCATGGAGTATCATTATCTCCTGGAATTGCACAGGAGCTTGAGCAGGCGTGTATCACCTACGGGGTAGATTGGGGAAAAGCGCGAATCGGAAGCTGA
- a CDS encoding putative immunity protein yields MYFEKTYPNDSRPRNAIEPGRAWMRGEIAMCEARAAAFARFRRPSPTTRMQS; encoded by the coding sequence ATGTACTTCGAAAAGACGTATCCGAATGACAGTCGACCTCGAAATGCGATTGAACCTGGCCGTGCCTGGATGCGTGGTGAAATAGCGATGTGTGAAGCACGAGCAGCGGCATTTGCTCGATTTAGGAGACCAAGCCCAACAACAAGAATGCAATCATAA
- a CDS encoding alpha/beta fold hydrolase, producing the protein MFCDLGNASVYYETYGEGFPVVMIHGFTPDHRLMSGCMEPVFENQPGWRRIYLDLPGMGQTKGEEWIQGSDQMLDVVERFIEKMIPVGPYLVAGESYGGYLARAIASRHKERVAGMLFICSLVEAAVSKRVLPQPAVIAQNKEFLSTLTPEQQSRFTPLSVVQDQYNWERFEKEILPGLNAADSVFLRKISERYAFSFEWDKEPVPFEKPVLFLTGRQDHVTGYQDVWSLLEHYPRASFAVLDRAGHNLQTEQSGLFTALVDEWLNRVVENENIQ; encoded by the coding sequence ATGTTTTGTGATCTAGGTAACGCTTCGGTCTATTATGAGACATATGGAGAAGGCTTCCCAGTTGTCATGATTCATGGATTTACTCCTGACCATCGCTTGATGTCAGGTTGTATGGAGCCTGTATTTGAGAATCAACCTGGGTGGCGCCGGATCTACTTGGATTTGCCGGGAATGGGACAGACCAAAGGGGAAGAATGGATTCAAGGCTCTGATCAGATGCTGGATGTAGTGGAGCGGTTCATTGAAAAAATGATTCCAGTAGGACCTTATTTGGTAGCGGGAGAATCGTACGGGGGATATTTGGCTAGAGCAATTGCTTCTAGACATAAAGAGAGAGTGGCAGGGATGCTGTTTATCTGTTCACTTGTGGAAGCGGCTGTATCCAAACGTGTATTGCCACAACCTGCCGTGATTGCTCAGAACAAGGAATTTCTATCTACGCTGACGCCTGAACAACAAAGCAGGTTTACACCTTTATCGGTCGTGCAGGATCAATACAATTGGGAGCGGTTTGAAAAAGAAATCTTACCAGGGTTGAATGCAGCCGATTCTGTCTTTTTACGGAAAATAAGTGAACGGTACGCTTTCTCCTTTGAATGGGATAAGGAACCAGTGCCGTTTGAAAAGCCTGTGCTGTTCCTGACGGGTAGGCAGGATCATGTTACCGGGTATCAAGATGTGTGGTCATTGTTAGAGCACTATCCGCGTGCCAGCTTTGCTGTTCTCGATCGGGCTGGACACAATCTACAGACAGAACAAAGTGGCTTATTTACAGCGCTCGTGGATGAATGGTTGAATCGTGTAGTTGAAAATGAAAACATACAATGA
- the dacB gene encoding D-alanyl-D-alanine carboxypeptidase/D-alanyl-D-alanine endopeptidase → MNHLFVRRMLPWLLLLLLVLQVAAVPAFAQGETTPVSSLSANVEKYLSDLQKNQESMGLYAGIAVYDLTDKKYVYTHNEKRNYIPASNIKLFTTISALDRLGPGYQWKTEVYIDGKVNPGGILQGNLLLKGYGDPSLSPEDLQELATAIKAQGIKQVNGDLLLDESYFDDTRLGTSWMWDDEPYGYSAQLSALAVHKNFATVTTKPGLKTGDTAKLKIEPANTTLTLTNKVKTVDGSDTVITVERPRGKNEIILSGTIGVKSSDYQEDVTMEDPALFVGDVWKQKVTEAGIELKPKTEVKKTIVKTGVPLHTHLSKPLSEVMVELNKESDNFYAEMLLKTLGATQKGQGSFEAGTEVVADVLKRAGIESGYAQVDGSGLSRFDLITAEQMVKLLVFLQDQDYREVLEATLPIAGVDGTLKSRLKGTAAEKNVIAKTGSMGGVNSLSGFVTAKNGHKLAFSIIVNGIYKSKYARELQDFIAIQLATYPENLFPAGYTPEQLQTYQLSGLIDPILDKPEADGLTTGIIVKTLGGEVLYEHDADSLLTPASNLKLLTTAAAFNQLGTEYTFKTELYGDTPIAQNGVQNGNMYVKGYGDPTLHTEDALQVQDGVSIEQIAAWLKEQGLKRVNGNLVLDESYFDQQRLGLGWAWDDESYYYNPTLGALALNRGTVMVEYEPAKKAGDRVKWNLLPKTSYVQIINEAQTVEAGQENTFAIQRNRGTNTIRLTGNLPVDQEGDYERVPVEEPAKYAGAVLKEALVKEGVSFAPKSSITIGNVPVSAVKWNEFTSLPLRDIVNYLNKRSDNFYAEMLLKTLGGVKKGEGSASAGAEVVQDDIASMGGNTNFDMIDGSGLTRYNLISARHIASALEGMTKSGAFAAFDESLPIAGVDGTLKNRLKETPAENNLHGKTGSMTGVNSLSGYITTKSGEKLVFSIIVNGYAIDSEVMTDLQDEIATILASME, encoded by the coding sequence ATGAATCATCTGTTTGTCAGACGAATGTTACCTTGGCTTCTCTTGCTTTTGCTCGTGCTCCAGGTGGCCGCAGTACCTGCTTTTGCCCAAGGAGAAACGACACCAGTAAGCTCGCTGTCTGCGAATGTAGAAAAATACCTGAGTGATCTGCAAAAGAATCAAGAGAGTATGGGCTTATATGCAGGTATCGCGGTGTATGATTTGACGGACAAAAAGTACGTCTACACTCATAACGAAAAGAGGAATTACATACCGGCCTCGAACATCAAGCTATTTACGACGATTTCCGCTCTCGATCGGCTCGGTCCAGGGTATCAATGGAAGACAGAAGTATACATAGACGGAAAAGTGAATCCGGGTGGAATCTTGCAAGGGAATTTGTTGCTAAAAGGATATGGGGATCCAAGTTTGTCACCAGAGGATTTGCAGGAGTTGGCTACAGCGATCAAGGCCCAGGGGATCAAGCAAGTGAATGGCGATCTGCTACTGGACGAAAGTTACTTCGATGATACTCGGTTGGGGACGAGCTGGATGTGGGACGACGAGCCCTACGGATATAGTGCCCAGTTGAGCGCCCTCGCTGTACATAAAAACTTCGCTACCGTCACGACGAAGCCTGGACTAAAGACTGGGGATACCGCCAAACTCAAAATTGAGCCAGCCAATACCACGCTTACACTGACCAATAAGGTAAAGACAGTTGACGGCAGTGATACTGTCATAACGGTAGAACGCCCACGGGGAAAAAACGAAATCATCCTGTCGGGGACCATCGGGGTCAAATCATCTGACTATCAAGAGGATGTGACCATGGAAGATCCGGCACTGTTCGTCGGAGACGTATGGAAACAGAAGGTAACCGAGGCAGGGATCGAGCTCAAACCGAAGACCGAGGTAAAGAAGACAATAGTAAAAACAGGCGTACCCTTGCATACTCATCTATCGAAACCTTTGAGTGAGGTCATGGTGGAGCTGAACAAGGAAAGTGACAATTTCTATGCCGAAATGCTTCTCAAAACGTTGGGTGCGACACAAAAAGGGCAAGGTAGCTTTGAAGCAGGGACAGAGGTAGTCGCCGATGTGCTGAAGCGAGCAGGAATTGAATCGGGCTATGCGCAGGTGGATGGGTCTGGTCTTTCCCGATTTGATCTCATAACCGCAGAGCAAATGGTAAAACTACTCGTTTTTCTGCAAGATCAAGACTATCGTGAAGTGCTGGAAGCCACCCTTCCCATCGCCGGTGTGGACGGTACGTTGAAAAGTCGGTTGAAAGGTACAGCTGCCGAAAAAAACGTCATCGCCAAAACAGGTTCAATGGGAGGCGTAAACAGCTTGTCTGGTTTCGTGACAGCAAAAAACGGTCACAAGCTCGCTTTTTCCATCATCGTCAACGGAATCTACAAATCCAAATACGCCAGAGAATTGCAGGACTTTATCGCCATCCAATTAGCTACCTATCCAGAGAATCTTTTTCCAGCTGGTTATACTCCGGAACAACTCCAAACATACCAGCTCTCTGGGCTGATCGATCCCATCCTCGACAAGCCTGAAGCCGATGGCCTGACGACTGGTATCATTGTTAAAACGCTCGGGGGAGAGGTGCTGTATGAGCACGACGCTGATTCCTTACTAACTCCAGCTTCCAATCTCAAGCTGTTGACGACGGCAGCTGCGTTTAATCAGCTGGGAACAGAATACACGTTCAAAACAGAACTGTATGGCGATACCCCGATCGCACAAAACGGTGTCCAAAATGGCAACATGTACGTAAAAGGGTATGGAGACCCAACGCTTCATACGGAAGATGCCTTGCAAGTACAAGACGGTGTCTCGATCGAGCAGATCGCAGCATGGTTGAAAGAGCAGGGACTCAAGCGAGTGAATGGCAATCTGGTTCTGGACGAGAGCTATTTCGACCAACAACGTCTGGGTCTGGGCTGGGCTTGGGATGATGAGAGCTATTACTATAATCCTACATTAGGTGCATTGGCGCTTAATCGCGGGACGGTCATGGTGGAGTATGAACCGGCGAAAAAAGCAGGAGATCGTGTCAAATGGAATCTGCTGCCGAAAACATCTTATGTACAAATAATAAATGAAGCGCAAACAGTCGAAGCGGGTCAAGAGAATACGTTTGCCATTCAGAGGAACCGCGGTACCAATACGATTCGACTGACGGGAAACCTTCCAGTCGATCAAGAAGGTGATTATGAGCGTGTTCCGGTAGAAGAACCGGCCAAGTACGCAGGTGCGGTATTAAAAGAAGCCCTCGTAAAAGAAGGAGTAAGCTTCGCGCCGAAAAGCTCCATTACGATTGGCAATGTTCCTGTGTCTGCGGTGAAATGGAACGAATTCACGTCCTTGCCGCTTCGGGATATCGTGAACTATCTGAATAAGCGCAGTGACAATTTTTACGCAGAAATGCTGTTGAAGACACTGGGAGGTGTGAAAAAAGGCGAAGGAAGTGCTTCAGCGGGTGCAGAGGTAGTACAGGATGATATCGCGTCGATGGGAGGCAACACGAATTTCGACATGATCGATGGATCAGGGCTGACTCGTTACAACCTGATTTCTGCTCGTCATATCGCCTCCGCACTAGAGGGGATGACAAAGTCAGGAGCTTTTGCCGCTTTTGATGAATCTCTGCCCATCGCAGGTGTCGATGGTACGCTGAAAAATCGATTGAAGGAAACGCCAGCTGAGAATAATCTGCATGGAAAAACAGGTTCTATGACGGGAGTAAACAGTTTGTCAGGTTATATCACTACGAAAAGTGGAGAAAAACTAGTATTCTCCATCATCGTAAACGGTTATGCCATTGATAGCGAGGTAATGACCGATTTGCAGGATGAGATTGCTACGATTCTCGCTTCCATGGAATAG
- a CDS encoding DUF418 domain-containing protein, with amino-acid sequence MTTVNAAPVSEGDRIHQLDAIRGFALFGIFLVNMPTFLQPALFLPENGLPVEHSLLDEWIRLVFNMLVQTKFYTIFSILFGAGFYLFMSRAELKGSSIRPLYVRRLIALLFFGCAHLFFLWYGDILHTYALTGFFLLFYYRASDQAVLRWAWTLLISLQTLYALTLLIPEDPTNSVTHASPELVHRANEVYNFGNWTEWMFFRLTNELPLLISNEWFAIWSVLPLFLFGLYLARRGVFHQTHRYVTFAKRLWWFMLVVSSVLVVMVPLLQYGIVRFPAPASIAVQVFVGWSGLVLCAFYICSLLLLYETRRGRNTLKHLEPVGRMALTNYLGQTLISVTIARVFHLYGEASMGVGLLICLIVFPLQIVASKWWLSRYRYGPAEWVWRCFTYASFMPMKRMERTRT; translated from the coding sequence ATGACAACTGTGAATGCAGCTCCTGTTTCAGAGGGAGATCGAATTCATCAACTGGACGCGATTCGCGGCTTCGCTTTATTCGGGATCTTTTTGGTCAATATGCCAACGTTCTTGCAGCCGGCCTTATTTCTTCCCGAAAATGGATTACCTGTTGAGCATTCGCTCTTGGATGAATGGATACGTCTTGTTTTCAACATGCTTGTTCAGACGAAGTTTTACACGATTTTCTCGATTTTGTTTGGGGCGGGCTTCTATTTGTTTATGAGCCGAGCTGAACTAAAGGGAAGCTCCATTCGACCTTTGTACGTACGCAGACTGATCGCGCTCTTGTTTTTTGGGTGCGCTCATCTTTTCTTTTTGTGGTATGGCGATATCTTGCATACCTACGCATTGACAGGATTTTTCCTGCTTTTCTATTATCGGGCGAGTGATCAAGCCGTACTCAGGTGGGCTTGGACCTTGTTGATCAGTCTGCAAACTCTCTATGCTTTGACGCTACTTATTCCAGAAGATCCTACAAACTCTGTGACCCATGCTTCACCCGAGCTTGTCCATCGGGCGAATGAGGTCTACAACTTCGGTAATTGGACGGAATGGATGTTTTTTCGGCTAACGAACGAGCTTCCATTGCTGATCTCGAATGAATGGTTTGCCATCTGGTCAGTCTTGCCTCTCTTTTTGTTCGGACTCTATCTGGCGAGACGTGGAGTATTCCATCAGACACATCGATATGTAACTTTTGCAAAACGTCTGTGGTGGTTCATGCTTGTCGTCAGTAGTGTTCTCGTCGTGATGGTGCCACTCTTGCAGTACGGGATCGTGCGTTTTCCTGCTCCTGCATCGATAGCGGTACAAGTTTTTGTGGGATGGAGCGGTTTGGTTTTATGTGCCTTTTACATTTGTTCGCTGCTGCTCTTGTACGAAACCAGACGCGGGCGCAACACCCTCAAGCATCTCGAACCTGTTGGGAGGATGGCATTGACCAACTACTTAGGGCAGACGCTGATTTCAGTCACGATCGCGCGCGTGTTTCATCTATACGGTGAGGCAAGTATGGGAGTTGGTTTGTTGATTTGTCTGATCGTCTTTCCTTTGCAAATCGTGGCCAGCAAATGGTGGCTGTCTCGCTATCGCTATGGACCAGCAGAATGGGTGTGGCGCTGTTTCACTTACGCCTCCTTTATGCCAATGAAACGAATGGAACGCACTAGAACATAA